AGCAACTGTGGGGCCAGCATGCCACTTGCAAGCGGATCATCGACTTGCAACTTTGGGTGGTTACTCGATGTTAGTTGCAACTCAACCCTGGACTTGCAACTAGCCAATTTTTGTGTGATGCTTCGTAATTGCCCCGGTAGCATGTCCACAATCGTCTCGCAACTGCAAGGGcccgcatgccacttgcaagtagaccatcgactcgcaactgctCTTTTGTGTTGTTGTATGTTGTTGTTTTTGTTCTTGTTCttggttgttgttgttattgttgttgtgttgGTTGTTGGGGGTGTTTACTCGATGCCACTTGTAGCTTGACCGTCTACTAGCAAATGGTCTACTTGCAAATAGACCATCGACTCGAAACTGGTCTGTTTTTTTTACTTTTGTAATTGTCCTCCTTGTAAGTCCACCATCGAACCGCAACTGTGGGTGCCCGCATGCCAGTTGCAAgtagaccatcgactcgcaactaaggttGTTTTACTCGATGCCACTTGCAACTAGACCATGGACTTGCAACTGGTTTGTTTTCTGTATGTAGTTTTTGCAATTGCCCTAATTGCAAGTCCATCATTGACTTGCAACTGTGGAGGGCCCGCATGCCAATTACAAAtagaccctcgactcgcaactggtctgttgttttttgtagttttgtaattgccctagttgcaagtccaccatcgactcgcaactgtggGTGCCCGGATGCCACTTGCAAGtagaccatcgactcacaactagggttgtttactcgatgccacttgcaactcgaccatcaacttgcaactcggattttttgttgttgtttgcaattgccctacttgcaagtccaccatcgacatgCAACTGTGGGGGCCCGCATGCCACTTGCAAATGGACCCTCCACTCGCAACTGGTCTGTTTTTGTTTTGTAGTTTTttaattgccctagttgcaagtccaccattgactcgcaactgtgggtgcccgcatgccacttgcaagtagaacatcgactcgcaactagggttatttactcgatgccacttgcaactcgaccATCAACTTGCAACTCAGCTTTTTGTATGTAGTTTTTccaattgccctagttgcaagtcaaccatcgactcacaactgtgggggcccgcatgccacttgcaagtAGAACATCGACTCGTAACTAGGGTTATTTACTCgatgccacttgcaactcgaccATCAACTTGCAACTCAGCTTTTTGTATGTAGTTTTTgcaattgccctagttgcaagtcaaccatcgactcgcaactgtgggggcccgcatgccacttgcaaatagacccttgactcgcaactggtctATTTTTTGTATGTACTTTTTgcaattgccctagttgcaagtccaccgtcgACTCACAATTGTGGGGGGCCTGCATCCCACTTGCAAATAAACACTCGACTCGCAACTGGTCTGTCTTGTTTTGTAGTTTTataattgccctagttgcaagtccaacaTCGACTCGCAACTTTGGTGTCTGCATGGCACTTGCAAGTAGACCATCGGCTCGCAACTAGGGTTGTTTACTCGATGCCTCTTGCAACTTGCAACTCGGCTTATTTTGTAGTTTgttttgccctagttgcaagtccaccattgactcACAAATGTGGGTGCCCGCATGCCACTTGCAACTCTACCATCGACTTGCAAACTCATTTTTTTGTACTTTgtaattgccctagttgcaagtccaccatcgactaaCAACTTGTTTGTTTTTTGTCTGTACTTTTGTAATTGCCCtaattgcaagtccaccattgactcgTAACTAGTCTGTTTTTTGTCCGTACTTTTgtaattgccctagttgcaagtccaccattgactcgCTACTGTGGGGGCCCGCATGCCACTTCTAAATataccatcgacttgcaactaggtctTTCTGGTTTGTTGCCACTTGAAAGTCGACATTCCCCCTTCAACTCGTTCATTTGTTTTTTCATGCCACTTGCAAGTGGACACTCGACTTGCAACTGGTTTATTTATTTTGATGCCCACTTGCATGTGGACATTCGGCTTGCAACATTTTTTTTGTTGATTCCAGTTCAAGTCAATGGTCAACTTTGCAACTGGGTTTTCTTGTTTCATGCCACTTGCTAGTCGAGGGTCGATTAGAAACTGTGGGATCatattttgtttgtttgttgcCACTTGCAAGTAAAGTGTCATTATTTGCATTTTTTGTGTTTTGTGATCTTACGGAGTCCACCATTTTTCTTTTTGACTTGCAACTATGATTCTTTGTGTTCATGCCTCTTTTTTTGCAAGTCCAACCTTTTTTGATTCGATAGTTTATATTTCACAAACACTTTTTTCCGTATCTTTTTGAAGCTAAAATTTTGCAACCAAGCGCCAACTAACTTGAGAACCCCTAGTTGTTACTCCTTAGTGAACACACaactatatttttttccttttttcgtctCTTTTTTGTTGATTTTTGTTGTAGGCGCACTAGTGTTTTTAGTGACCCTTTTTTTAATCTCAATTTTTTACAAGGACAGACCCCCAAAATGCTTTCTGTATGTGTTTTTAGACTAAACACAGTGTTCTGTAGTCAACTGCCATTTTTAAACTTTTTTAGGGGGGTTTTCTGCAAGATCTCCACAGCAACAATGGTTCTCCGATGTATATCCACACAGACACATTTATTTTTGCATTTATTTTGTCTCCCATTTGCACTGTTTGAATCGGTggcgcagaggaggaggaggagacggggaCGACAAGCTCGAAGCCTTTGGCGAACGAGATGGCCGTGGACGAGCCTCCCGCTCCGCACCTCTGCTCGACGCACGGGGCATCCGATTTGGAGACGGCGAGGCAAATACATTTTAAAACATTTTTAATACATAATGAATGTTGTTTAATGATATTATACATTTTCAAATGCATCTTTATATTTTTAATACATGATAGGATTTTTTTAATATGTGAGAACACTTTTTGTGAAATATCATAACAAatgtaaaaaatatatatatttcatttttttctacaaggagcatgaaaaatagaaaaacttaaacaggaaaaataaaaaaaacttcaACATTTTCTATAAGAAGCACAAAAACCAAACAGAAAACCGGTAGAGAACTGCACATTAGAAAAGTTATACAAAGGACAAACTTAGGCCGGACGTTGCTTGTGGCAGCGCTGCTGCTGGCAAAAAAAATCCCAGCCAAGCACAAATCGTACTCACAGAGAAAGAAAACCAAGGTAGAAGCAACTGGATCGTGCGATGCAATTTCGCGTGCGTGTACAACAGACATCCAAAACGCAACAACCAAAAACTGACGGGCCAAACCGGAAAACAacaactaaaaccagcccaaaCTAAAAACTGGCCCAGTGGACGAAAGAAGTCAAAGGGGGACTCAACCAGGCTGCAACAACAGGGGATGACGTCATGTGAATGAGACCATACTTATGTCTCAGCTAAATGAGTTCTAGGCGCTCCCTTACTTATAAGTCCACAGTACATTGACGGTAAAAAAACTCACGAGGAATGAATTTGCAAATGATACGAGTGACGCTGTGATCGAGTAATATTACACCCCAGCTAGCTAGATAGAGAGACCGGAGCCCCTAAACTTGGCCTCGGTGATGGCATCGATCTTTCGTGCCGTCTCCGGCGATAGATGGTTCTCCCAGTCCCCGACCTGGCCGCGCCGGAAGAATGAGCTGTTCTCCACAACGCCAAACGTGAGCTCTGTCTTGCCACCCTTTGTCGCTTCGAGCCCAGTCATGTGCTCGAACGAGCACAGCTTGACGATGGCGTCCACcacgccgtcttcctcctcctccacacTGAACGGACATCCGACAAACTCCGCCAGCCTCCGCACGTGTGCCGCCGGGTCACGACTCATCTCTTCGTACCTGAAGAAGAGCACCTGCTCGGGGTTCGCGGAGTGCGCGCGCCAGTACCCGAGGACATGGTCCCAGCACGGCCCGAACGGCGACACGCCGTCGCAGAAGTAGTCGGCGGCGGCCTGGACTGAGAGCGGCTCCAGTCCGTCCCCGACCCTGAATTTGTTCGCGAAGTTCCAATGCGAGATCAGGGTGTCCTTGGGGTCGCGGCACACGCACACGATCTTGCAGCCCGACGCCACGACTGACCTCGGCAGCGACACGAAGGGGGCGTGCGTGGCGAAGAGCCTGGGGTCCGGGAGCTCGTCGAGGTCCGGGATCCTGTTCTGCGTGTAGAGCTGGTACTCGAGAAACTTGATGCACTCGTGAGGACCACGGGTGTTGAACGGGTGGTCGGAGGAGTCCGCGGGGTGCTCCCTCCGGTGCACCGTGGAGTAGAGGAGCGCCTTGATCCACGTCGTGCCGGACTTGGGCAGCGTGGCGACGATGATGTCCGAGGGGCGCGCGGCGAAGCATGCGTCGGCGACCATGGTGCCGACCATTGGAGCCAGGCTGCTGTGCCAGCCATTGTCGTGGCGGTAGAGCTGGTAATTGGAGAGGGCAGGGGAGCACGGCCAGGAGGACACCAACTTGGTGAACTGCTGGTAGAGCTCTTCGTTGGTTTTGGCCTCGCCTTCTTGCGGTGGAGAGATtcgcatggaggaggaggaagacatcgTGTTGCAGAGAGAGCCTGCGGTCAAGATAATTGCAGCAGCATATATAAAGTTATAAACCCAAGCTCTATTTATACAGAAGAGAGCCATTGCATTATTCTCTGCATCGAAATGTGGTTGGTAGTTGCCATCAATCATGCTGACATGGCAGTAATGTAATCCCCACGTGGTGCAATCCGTCAAGTACATCGATATGATGTCGAGGGCGTGAGATGATACTTCTACACAAAAGGGATGGCTTTGCGGCCGGTCGGATCTTGGATCGGCGcggcggcatggagggcctggtgaATGGATCGGCTGTACGTGTGGTCTGGCTTCCGGCCAGATCTGATCTGGGCGATGCGGCCTGTCTTATGCGCGGCGCGGTGGTCCGTGGCGGTCCCGTGCATACGAGGTTGGATGGAGATTTCTCGAGCGGATCTGGGTGAAACCCCTGCTCTTGGCTTGTTGTTAAGGCCGGCGATGGTGGCGTtttctgcgtcgttcccttcttgaaggcatcatcgTGGAGAAGCTCTAGAACCCTATCCGCCGCCTCTGGGGAAACTCTAGATCggttgatcggatgacggcggcgctcttgTGTCGTATCTCTCTCGGGGGCGTCATTTTTGGAGGTATGCAtaggctcgagggaccagtggacggcaTTTGCGGTGGAGCGGCGTTCCATGTGACGCAGCGACGACGTGgagtctcggcggcgtggcgcggcaGGGCCTCGGCGATGGATGTGTGATGATGGACGCGCGTAGGGAGAAGGCGTTGCTTGGCGCCGTGACGGCGTTGACAGCAGGCCTGGCAAGGTCTATGCGTCAGTATTTACTCCGAAAATGGATCGATTAAGACGGCGGCAATGACCTAAGTGTGTTGGACCGGTTTGTGCCTCAGACCTGGTATATGGTTTGGTTGGGGTCTCTGACTTTAGATGTTAGGTTTAAATGGGAGGTCTGAGTTTGGCTCACGCTTTTTGTACCTCTTCATCAATGAATagaagtagcgacagatgttgctaaCATGATGATTTCAGATATATTGATGTATTACTTTATAAGATCTTCGTGAATAATTAAGAAAATAATTGTATACATTGTGTTGCAGAGAGAGCCTGTGGTCAAGGTAATTGCAGCTGCATATATAACCATATCTTATCTTACAACTGAAGGGTACGACTGAATCAATCTGGTGCCTTAAAGAATCTGCAATAAACAAAATGTTCGCGTGAACGGCGCGCGCGTTATTCTATTCGAGTGCAAACGAAAATGTGGCTGGTACCAGTGATGCTGGCACAGTATCTAAGCCCCACTTGGTGTAATCTGTCCGTAATACAGTACACTCATGTCGAGTTCGTCTGAACTTTCGTTAAAAAGTGTAATTCTCAAGCAGATTTAAGGGCAGTTCTAACCCATCCCTTATAACCGGTTAGTGAAGTAAAAAGTGTAATTTCACTAATCGACACCTAGTCGATCCCTTGTCCGCTGTAaggaagtaaaattttactcctCTGTCCAATCTTCTTCCTAAATATACTCCATGAAAAGGGGCCGGAATAAATTTTTGCTCTCTCTCGCCTCCCCCTGCTGCTCATGTGCGCCGCCGCCCACCGCTACTCCCCCACGCGATGCCGCCACCCGCTGCTGCTCCCCGCA
This region of Triticum aestivum cultivar Chinese Spring chromosome 2D, IWGSC CS RefSeq v2.1, whole genome shotgun sequence genomic DNA includes:
- the LOC123049629 gene encoding cytosolic sulfotransferase 8; the protein is MSSSSSMRISPPQEGEAKTNEELYQQFTKLVSSWPCSPALSNYQLYRHDNGWHSSLAPMVGTMVADACFAARPSDIIVATLPKSGTTWIKALLYSTVHRREHPADSSDHPFNTRGPHECIKFLEYQLYTQNRIPDLDELPDPRLFATHAPFVSLPRSVVASGCKIVCVCRDPKDTLISHWNFANKFRVGDGLEPLSVQAAADYFCDGVSPFGPCWDHVLGYWRAHSANPEQVLFFRYEEMSRDPAAHVRRLAEFVGCPFSVEEEEDGVVDAIVKLCSFEHMTGLEATKGGKTELTFGVVENSSFFRRGQVGDWENHLSPETARKIDAITEAKFRGSGLSI